One Aegilops tauschii subsp. strangulata cultivar AL8/78 chromosome 2, Aet v6.0, whole genome shotgun sequence genomic window, ACgatgggccgggccgggccgggccggcccGTTTGGCCAGGTAGTTTGAGGGGCCGTCTAGGTCAAAAAATTGTGACCGGGCAGTGTCCGGGCGGCCTGCCCGGACGTATGAGGCGGATTTGAGGcgcccggctgtagatgctctaagtgACACACCTGGCAGCTGTGACCTGCCCACACGTGTACATTTTGTAATAGGGTATGGTGGAAAGCGACACGTGTCGCTTCGTTGTGCTTCTGCCAGGGCATTTTCATTTACTCAAAAGGATGTATTCCTCGCAACTGCTACACAGGGGGTTAGATGTGAAAAAGATCGGGACGGTTCATTGCGCGGACTACGCGCTTTTAATTGGGACGTCGGATGGCGTCGCCGTTGGAGAGTTGATCGGCAAGCGCGGGATTAGTGGAGTGGATTGGCGAGACGGGCAGCCACACACACCACACGGTGTCACGCGGCGGTTTGGAACTGGCGATTCATGTGATTCTCTCTGCACATCGCCGATGGAAGTTGATCAGCACGCAGCCGCAACAGCCAGGCATGCCCGGATGGTCGAAACCCTGCGGAATTGTCAGGCGACCCGTCGACCGCCGTTCCTACCCCCTCGTTTACAATTGATTGAGGGgtgatcgggagttccaccgcatGGTACGAGGCCGTTACCGTGCGCAGTGCCCTCAATCTTGTCGAACCTGCCCAGAGGCCGCAACTGAACTTGAACAAGTAGAAAGGGGCGAAGGGGAAATTGAGGATCGCAAATGCTCAGTATCGAAGTACAACCAACTCGTAACAAAAAAGAAGTACAACCAACAAACAATCGCTATTCTCAGGAAACTGCAAATCCATTTCAGAGTTAGAGCTGGATACATTTGATACCTGAACATTCCAGACACCACCAACGAGACATAGAACCTGCCTAGCAGAACCGAAACCTAAATCAGGGAGGATGAGGCATCCTTTTGTACAGACCCAGAACACCAACGCACACCTAAAACCACCTATCAGATCAGATCAGATCAAGCCGCGGCGACCTTGCGGGCCTTCTTGACGGCCGGGGAGCGGACGGTCTTCGGCTTCGCCTTGGCCTTGGCCGCAGGCGACTTCTTGGCCTTGGCGACCAGCTTCTTCTGCTCGGGTGCCTTGCGCTTGGTGCCAGCGGCGGCGGTCTTCTTGGGCTTCGCGGCCACCGTCTTCTTGGCCTTGGCGGCGTCCTTGGCGGGCTTGGCCGTGGCCTTGGCCTTGGGCGCGTCCTTCTTGGCGGCGTCGGAGAGCTTGTAGGAGGCCTTGACCTTGACGAGCTTGCCCTTGGCAGCGGAGGCGCGGAGCTGGACGGAGAGCATCTTCTTGAAGTTGGCCGGGAGGGCCTTGCCGTGCTTCTCCTCGATGTACTTGGCGATGGCGACCGAGCTCGACCCCGTCCTGTCCTTGAGCGCCGCGATCGCCTCCTTGATCATCTGCGCAAGATCGAAATCAAATCCAATCAGTCCCAATCGCAGTCAAAACCATTCAATCGCAGGGGAACAGAGGAGAGGTTCAAACGCTCGCCTCGAAGTAGGTCGGGTGGGAGGCACCAGCGGCGGCCGCCTTCGGCTTGGCGGCGGAGGGCTTCGGCGCTGAGGCGGCGGGCTTGGCCAAGGCAGTCATGGTGGCTAATCGAAGAAAATGTCTGAAAGGGAAACTGCTGCGTGTGCGGTGTGCTCTGCTCGCTTGCGGCTTCAGAAAAGATCTCGAGAGGTGGATGGATTCGAGAGAACCGGGTCGAGGCGTACTTATAGTCAGGGAGGGGAGCGATCCGGGGTGGTGGGAATGCTGCGATCTCATTggctggaggggggggggggggggggggggggtggtgccGCGGATTGTGAGTCTAGAGAAGGGGCGGGCGAGCAGCTCAATTACTCCCGGGTGACCGGGTGAAAATTACTCCCTCCGTTGCTAAAtatagatttcaatatgaactactccctccgtccgataatatatgaacgtttttgacactagtgttaTGTTAAAAACGTTATTATATTAGtgtcaaaaacattcttatattatgggacggggGAGTACATACAAAGCAAATTGAGTGAAAATTTTACTCTAAAATATATCTACATACATCCATAAAAagatctctaaaaagacttatatttagaaacggaggaagTAGAAGGGAGGCTCTATTTATCAGGCGCCTGGAAAAAACAGTTGCATCAACTGCTTTTTATACGAAAATTGTCAAATCTTGATCCAGTGGCCCAAAATAGATCGTGCTACTGTTCATCATCTTCTTGCCTACCCCGCCATAACCGCCAGTCTCCATCACCCGTGGCCGACGGTCGCTATCACGCACCGCCTCACGCTCCCCCTGCCATTGCTAGCCACCGCCTCGGCCATCCCTCTAAGCCCGGCACCATCCATGAGAACCTCCGGCGATCCCCTGCCCCCCACCTCTAATAAGATAGTTAATAAGGCCATTACTTCACCCTAAGATAGATGGTGGGGCTAGTTATTCTCCGGCGAGGTCCGGCCAAGAAGGAAGGAAGAAGGAAAAAAGTGACTGGTCGGAGAGGAAATTCCAGTGTAAcgtcccaaattttcaatttggaatgttatacattagatcatcacgcataacatattttattgcatttttttgcgatcctagaaattctacgcaactcgaggacccacggagagagttggggatttcgttattttcatattttgggttttctcaaattttgaaaataggatcatttgttttaattatttttctctccgaaaatattttaatcaaaatatatgagaggggataaaatgacttctccacaaataatgaaatattggaggaaaaatattaaaaacaaatatttgattttatttgattattatttgaattaggaaaaatacgcgtttttcaaaattgcatttaagccccaaataaatgttcatcttgtccggcttgattttagaagtcggggaaaatttatttcgggatttttggagtccatttagtatttcttttatttgtttttctgcgtgaaattattttaaaaaaacgcGAACCGACCTTGGGCCGTATTCGGCCAGGACTCCGCCCGGCCAGGCCCTTATAAGGCGCGCCCCCGAGGCCCCGTCAGCCCAAGTCGCCCCCGCCGCtgaaaaccctaaccctagcccgatctGCCGCCCGCCGTCCGACGCCGTCGCCCGAgctgccgccgcccgccgccgtcccgccgcccaatcgaagccgcccgtcgccccaccgaggttgaccaccgcgccgccgccggcggttttcctcgagaaaaccgttcggttttccATCCGGTTTTTCGTTCGTTTTTTTTAAAACCCTAAATCcgttttttccggtttagtttaTTCAGCGAACACTCGTttgttcgttcgttttaacgaacggttttcgtttttttcgtagacagcgaacgttcgttcgttagcctgttcgtccgttttctttttctcggatttttccgcgattatttctgatcgcgatttccgatctgtttttcgttctagtataacttttcactcgtttatcagaatcaggcgattcaagcgcctagagtttcgtctcgaaaccctatttccgtttaaccaactcaaacaagttttgctactgtaaaatttgacttaggtccagattagtaaacgaagattgtttctttcgccgtttgactttcgttgcttcgtttgatttgattctttttgcaaaccggagttcttaagttgaactttctggttagatcttttatttgagttttacctatgcattagatgagtgcttattgtatgcttgtttgtttgcgatagagtacccggagtgcgcagcgtgctacttcgaatctctaggtttcacggatcatcagcaaggcaagtaacactttgatcatacctcttttcatacccagttttattgcattagatcaatcctcaaacaattgcatgattaggatctaattaaattgtgggtatcgggaagtagatgaggtagtacctattacctgttttattatcaacctttgggagttacttctacgtttgcttattgctatgctatgatagtagacgtggattgggtgagtgtatccatgacagatgtgagattgttaattaatggtttacttaaggtggcaacttaaacacacatctgggtggattgaggcacctgggtattccagtgattgcctgtttttttatggaccgccacccaggctcaaagggatcatgagattattcatgctagaaacttccgtgtgcagccacatgctattatgggctctagcatagttgattaagtcgtgtgaactcttacagtggtagactaacagatgtaggggaaagtaggtgtaactgtctacccatcgtaaggtgctaacgcttctgaaagactgtgtctcggtcatccgtttctcaaacaccatgtagtgcgagaaatccaacgaaggagatcgggtcttatggggaaaagtgcacaaacctctacagagtgtacaatctaatcatggttagccgtgtccccggttatggacatcttgagtatctagttcttggattatcatgtgaatctcatcatcttatacttaactaattttgttgggttgttaatgattacttttaattgggattgagagggggtttaccttctcaatattttttaaccaactttgtagttaaataaaaatatattcctttgcagtagggaaaaattggcttttcgcaaaaactgtaaccatagagctttccaccagccaaatatgcatgtagtgatagcattattctgttcattactctctatgtgttacattgcaagcatattccatgtgctgacccgttttcgggctgcaatgtatcatgttgcagacttttcagacgacgagtaaggagccttaggtcgtggtcttatactcagtgatgccgttggagttgatggactcactttatcttccaagccttccgctgttatcgtaatTAGATGGcctaagccatatttattgtaataatttctcttttgagacattcgatgtaataagtgtgtgattgctactctgttataaatccttcaagtactgtgcgtgtcagcattaccgatccagggatgacactgatgcacagagactagactgtttgaggtctggtcgctacatccaGGCACCTGAGAAAAAAGTAAATCCGAACGCAACACCAAACACCAAATAGCAGCCAAGTTTCACACCGAACCTTGAAACAGAACACCGAATAAACCGTCAAAACGGTCAAAATGATTTGATTTTTTGGTTTTCGGTCACAAAGTGCCCACCCCTAATCATAACTATTCATATGATTTTCAAGAATTCGTCATAAATTAGTTTTCATGGCCATATGTGTATGTGATCTTTACGGAATTTTCCAGAAATTGTGAATATTTATAAAGTTTTAGATATTGCGTACACTAGTACTTATGATCATTCTAGTGTTTTGTGCTCAACGCATGGCGAGGGAGCGAAAAATCGTGTTAAATCAGCAACGTATTTTGACCTTCGTGGATATTGATTTCTTGTGCTAacaaaaacaagcagaaaacaggaactgacatTGGGCACTAAATTAATAGTTTAGTccagaaaaataatataaaatgataATACAAGTTATAAATGACAATATAACAGTATGAAACAAATtaaaaattataggtacgtttGAGACATATCAGAATCTGAGGCAATTTTTTAGGAGAAACTTTACTGCTGAAGACAATTCCCTTTCCAGGCTGATCATTATGGAGGGCCAATTGATGTGAGAATTGTCTAAAGGTGTGTGGGGAATTGAAGTGTGTCCTGTGGTGAGATTCTAGCTAGGGCGAACATTGCAGATGGAGGCCGTGACAAGGGGCGAAGGTGAGGAGTCAACGGTGGCAACAACGGCCAAGGGTGGTTACAGATGCTTGGTGAAAGAGTATGGTGCCTCCATGTgtgattttggtaattgatgacattctctatggactaatggtttcCTTGAGTTATATTCATAGGATTTTGTCCATATTTATTTCTTGAagtccatttgttggtttcaaggagattATGTGATGACAAAGGTACTATTCAAGGAATTATCCGAAGATTGGTCATAGAGAAGACATGATACAAGGTTGATCAcaactaagtcaagagtgaatcaagttgatcaacacacaaagcgtagtAGATGTACCGAGAgcgatcaagtgatcccatggtatggtaagcattgtccattacactttgtgtactaacccatggtctacgtGATAGGtatatgtggggttaggtatgtttccatgggcttgcgtcaagaggaagatctcatacagcccatggaggatgacatcaagtggtaaTCTTCATCAagattgcggtgtgcaagttcaagtggagcatcacaaAGATatcatgcttgaagcttgccgtccattgtggtgacaatggacttgtgaagatgtgtcGAAGAGTGGCCc contains:
- the LOC109764910 gene encoding uncharacterized protein gives rise to the protein MTALAKPAASAPKPSAAKPKAAAAGASHPTYFEMIKEAIAALKDRTGSSSVAIAKYIEEKHGKALPANFKKMLSVQLRASAAKGKLVKVKASYKLSDAAKKDAPKAKATAKPAKDAAKAKKTVAAKPKKTAAAGTKRKAPEQKKLVAKAKKSPAAKAKAKPKTVRSPAVKKARKVAAA